The genomic DNA TTCAGCGTTATTTCAGCCTTGACTCCATCTCCTTCCTCCTCTGACTGTCACAACTCTTGTCTTATTGTATTCAGAGCCGTGCCAGTAGGGTCAGGTCTAAGAAAGATGGAGAGTTCCGATGTTCTTTTGAAATAGAGATGAGTGACTGGAGACTTTCAACATGGAACAAATAGATGAAAATGCAGTGGGTTTAAGGCTGGTAGAGATGAAGTAACCTTGAAAGTTATGATTAAAGTGCTATTTAGATGAATATGCAGTCTGGTATATAAAATGTACTGCCCCAATCGTTTAAGAAAGACGTTTTTACTTTGGTATGCAAATGCATGTTTATTAATACCAGAAAACTTtcagttttttaaaaaaggtgttAGGGTGTtgttacaagttcaagttcaagtgagtttattgtcatgtgtccctgtataggacaatgaaattcttgctttgcttcagcacacagaacatagtaggcatttactacaaaacagataagtgtgtccatataccataatataaatatatacacacatgaataaataaactgataaagtgcaaataacagaaagtggttattaataatcagagtattgtccgagccaggtctaatagcctgatggctgggaagtaactattcctgaacctggttgttgcagtcttcaggctcctgtaccttctacctgaaggtagcagggagatgagtgtgtggccaggatggtgtgggtctttgatgatactgccagcctttttgaggcagcaactgcgataaatcccctcgatggagggaaggtcagagccgatgatggactgggcagtgtttactactttttgtagtcttttcctctccagggcgctcaaattgccgaaccaagccacgatgcaaccggtcagcatgctctctactgtgcacctgtagaagttagagagagtcttccttgacaaaccgactctccataatcttctcaggaagtagaggcgctgatgagctttcttgacaaTTGCATTAGtgcaagggaacaggttcaaggatttgactagtagaacagaaaaaggctcactcgtctgtttagttacaaatcaaATTTATTGGCaaaagagagaacaaaaacaatgcTTGTCTTGGTATGCACGGGGTCCGTTTTATAGCAGCacacctccctctctgcctccgtctgcagcGCTGACTGCGTCTCAGCCCGTCGGTGAACCCGTCCCGTACATGGACTACCTTATGGCCTGCTTTTATACAGGCAGAAATCAGCCGTTGAAATAACCACTGGTAAGTCCTGACTAATagcgctgctcccaaattcaaactacACCCAATGGCAGGGGACAGCATCTGAGCAAGACCTCCCTCCTTTGGAAACAAAGCGCTACCGTACGCAGACTGGCGCATAAAGTAATACACATAGCACTACAAACGTGGCGCGTAAAGATAATACACACAGTGCTACAGACTTGGCTcgtaaaggtaatacacacagcgcTGCCAGTTTGGTgtgtgtagattggttactttacttactaaccaatgtagtgctttattattataagCTCCGCCTAATACCACACCattcatatacaggtgcacaaccttttatccgacagccttgggaccagccacttttcgtaattcagaatttgtcggtcttcggaatggaatttttttagcgtagattttaatggctggctcagtggtagagtgctcggctcatatccgcaaggtcgcgagtttgcgccttgatcccggcagttactcggtcgcgagtttgagtcttcaatgtcgttttttcatgcagaataaatgtttgtatgaaatgcagtgtaggagaggtgtactgactgtgtcggcagaaatttggaagtgattgcccaccagtctaaaacgccgctgtgtctccctgtccctgggatagcagggggccatcaaacagcacaatacccccctccccctccaactccagaggaatcagctccccgatgggccgctacagtgacaagtggcagtttgcccacagcccgagctgcgccccctcatccgccaccccaagaacaccttgcacaccatcagcttctgcccctacgtgttcctctggagttggagcggggctgggctggagttgctgctggctgtgggtctctgggatctccgtgcttgcagtgggcctgggggtcgctgtgccgttggtcctgacgtctccggccacccccctggactggagctgagactgggaactgtaccgcccttgccccctccctctgcaactgcaaacaaccccactctcctgcaagggcggtacagttcccggaggatggcaggtggccggagacgtcaggaccaacaggaacccgctccccgatgggcccctacgacgccccgagctgtgccccgtcatccgcaacccaggttctctgtagttggagcggggctgggctgggctgggctgctgcaggctgtgggtctctgggttctccgtgcttgcggcgggcctggtggtcgacgtccaattggtcctgacgtctccggtgactgcactagcctgctggctgccatcgccgacgtgaagacagtacaaagcccccgcgccggtgcgatgagcggggagctggaaaggggagggatggggtcacacacatggccgggaagcagaggggtgtaggtagggtgaaactgaagggagcgacaatctgctgctgcctgcacgctgagttagaaagttcccacgcaagactcacgatacactgtgtatcgtgtctaccgtgggaactttttaacagctggcaggtagcagcatattgtcaattattaaccctcccgcgcaatatactctcaccttctcttttatggatggggatttagttcccctttcttcgaggaccgaccggaggttccgctgtcacctctgcgggccgccctcggtgaacgtcctgtctccctgtccctggaatagtagggggcgatcaaacagcacaatacccccctccccctccaactccagaggaatccgctccccgatgggccgctatggcgacaagtggcagttcgcccacagcccgagctgcgccaccccaagaacaagacgtaccccttgcacaccatcagcttctgcccatacggggagcgtgttcctctggagttggaacggggctgggctggagttgctgatctgggatctccgtgcttgcagtgggcctgggggtcggtgttccgttggtcctgacgtctctggtgactggcactgtgctgctagcatcgcgacgtgaagacagtacaaagcccccgcgccggtgcaatgtgcggggagctggagaggggagggaaggggtcacacacatggccgggaagcagatgggtgtaggtggggtgaaactgaagggagcgacaatctactgtgtatcgtgagtctaccgtaggaactttttaacgcagctggcaggtagcagcatattgtcaattattaaccctcccgcgcaatataccctcaccttctcttttatgaatggggatttagttcccctttcttcgaggaccgaccggaggttccgctgtcacctctgcgggccgccctcagtgaacgttttcaaggacctttcttcaaggaccgaaaaaatgtcgctattcggaggttttcgttatttggatcttcggataaaaggttgtgcacctgtagtacaaaGTAGTCCAAAGTAAAATATAATCACCACCGGCACGGCTGCCCACAGCCACGCTTTTCATTTCATGAATGAAATATTTATTAAGCACATCCAACAAAGCCTTCCCTTCTCCCAGAAATAGGACgggaaaataaaacagaaaaaaggACATATTAAATAATCATGTTAAATCAGTTTCTACCACAGAGCAGAAAACTACCTTGCAACTTCAGTTAGGCTTGGCTTAACTTCATTAAAGAGGGTTAGTCCTTGAAACTTGATCTGTGCTCAATGTCCCCAGCTACCAAAGCCGATTTCTTGTTTGTAGCGGTTAGTTAAGGTGTTAGCTTTTCTAATCAGTTTTGACAGGATGGTGTATAATCCATTTAGATGATAATGGAATTGTTTCTGCAAGTCCTCTTCTCCTTCCACCTCGTCCACTCTGATGTCTATGGTGGCAGCTTTGCCCTTTTTCCTATCGTCCAGTTGCACAGCACCCCACTCTATGTCGTTCTTGATGGATTTCAGCAAGATAAAGTAGTTGTACATGTCCCGCTTATCAGAGCTGGACGCTCCGGTACTTGAAACGCCATTATCATTGCTCTTGTTTTCGTCTTCAAGAGGCACATCCCGCAAAAGGCTTGGCACCATGACCGTCTGGTCGATGTTATTGACCGCAGCTATAAATTTGTTCATGGTGTCGAATAAGGAATGCTTCTGGTTATAAGGTATCCATAATCTGCATCATTTTGCCTCAGTGCCGTTTGCTTTCGTCTTCGTGTGTGGAATCCTTCAAACTCTTTAGATGCACAACTTCCTCCGGCAGTGCCTCCCTCTTGAGCTGCTCTTTTTGCACACCATTTATATTATCGCAACCCGGCATGTGCTGTCAGTCAGTACAGCTGCACAGTTGGAGTAACATGTTAAGTGTGTTGTATACTTTGCTCAATAAATATTGTTGTACCAGATTTGTGAGTACGTGTGATTTACTCAACAGcgcgcaaaggtttaaacagagatCTGTCGGCTTAGCGTGAGGATTTAAACAAAACGCTGTCGGCTACAACGCTATTGGCTTTAGGTTTTGCACTACCGGCCACAGCGCAATGGGCATTAAACATAgcactatggccacagcgctatgggtcacagactgttcaggaaaaaTTCTCGTATAAAACAGATATTTACACATATCTTTGATACACCCAAGCCTGAGGATTCAAGGATTTCAGGGATCTATTGAACCAGGTGCCAAACCATGGGTATTTCTGAAAAGACAACCAACAGATTATGGAAGTTTGTTGTGAGTGAATCAATTCATTTCTGTCCTCTCAAGTGTCTCGCCGGAAACTAAAAAatgattacaggtgcacaaccttttatccgacgatccaaataacgaaaagctctgaatagcggacattttttcggtccttgaaaaaaggtccttgaagacgttcaccgagggcggcccgcagaggtgtcagcggaacctccggtcggtcctcgaagaaaggggaactaaatccccattcataaaagagaaggtgagggtatattgcgcgggagggttaataattgacaatctgctgctgcctgcccgttgagttaaaaaagttcccacggtagactcacgatacacagtgtatcgtgagtcttgcgtgggaactttttaactcagcgggcaggtagcagcagattgtcactcccttcagtttcaccccacctacgcccctctgcttcccggccatgtgtgtgaccccttccctcccctctccagctccccgcccattgcaccggcgtgggggctttgcactgtcttcacgtcggagccagtgccagtcaccggagacgtcaggaccaacgggacaccggcccccaggcccactgcaagcacggagaacccagagacccacagccagcagcagcccagccccgctccagctacagaggaacacgctccccgtagggacagaaactgatggtgtgcaaagtacgtcttggtcttgaggttgcggatgagggggcgcagctcaggctgtgacgtctccggccacccccctgtacaggagctgagactgggaactgtggggttgtttgcagttgcagagggagggggtaagggcggtacagttcccagtctcagctccattccaggggggttgCCGGAGACGTcaagaccaacgggacaccgactgcaagcacggagatcccagagactcacagccagcaacaactctagcccagccccgctccaactccagaggaaaccgggttgcggatgagggggcgcagctcgggctgtgaggtctccggccacccccctgtacaggagctgaggctGGGAACTGTACcccccttgcaggtgagcaggagaatggggttgtttgcagttgcagagggagggggcaagggcggtacagttcccagtctcagctccattccaggggggtggccggagacgtcaggaccaacgggacactgactgcaagcacggagatcccacagactcacagccagcaacaactctagcccagccccgctccaactccagaggaacccgggttgcggatgaggggccgcagctcgggctgtgggcgaactgccacttgtcgctgtagcggcccatcggggagcgggttcttgttggtcctgacgtctccggccatccccctggacaggagctgagagacgtcaggaccaccagaagccgctatccgatgcgccgctacagcgacaagtggcagttcgcccacagcccgagctgcgccccctcatcgggacaccgacccccaggcccactgcaagcacggagatcccagagactcacagccagcaacaactctagcccagccccgctccaactccagaggaacccgggttgcggatgaggggccgcagctcgggctgtgggcgaactgccacttgtcgccgtagcggcccatcggggaacggattcctctggagttggagggacagggagacacagcggcttttgagaatggtgggcaatcacttccaacgttctgcccacacagtcagtacacctctcctacacttgtctcccgcactaagatcatctcgcagagaatgatcccagcctaaccctccctattctctcctattctgcaagaaaaaactacattgaagactcaaactcgcgattgagtaactgctgggatcgtggcgcaaactcgcgaccttgcggatatgagccgagcactctaccactacgctaaaaatcttccattccgaaagccgaaaaattctgaattacgaaaagtgtctggtcccaaggctttcggataaaaggttgtgcacctgtacttttccCCTCGTGATTTAATATACCTAGAACCCAACAGTTAAACAGTGGGTGCAATAGTTCCAAGAGTTTTATGAACAACAAGTGCTACTGGCAGCTTATGTTCTGATGAATGGTTGTGGTAGCCATTTAGCTGCCAATTACAAAGGTCACTGACCTCACTTAttaacttgctttctctctccatggatgctgcctgagcagctgagtGTACCTGCCATTTCCTCTTTTATATTACGGCGCACAGGCAAACTACGAGTACTGAATTATTCATGAGCATTATTTTCCTTGTTTTCAACACTCACAAGGGCAGCAGGAAGGGTTAGAGTAATTTAGAAAACAGTAGGAACGTGATTTTCAGGTCTGTTTATTTCTTTTAAGGTGGACTGTTTGAGCCCTGCAAACCACCAGAAGCTTTGTGTTCTCTTCAGCAGTTCCTCTGCCCAGTCGAGCAATGCACCAAATCCATGTGTCAGTCCATGGTGAGTGACTGGTATTTTTGTTTTTGTGACTTTACACGGTGTATTATAAGATATTCCAAATTTGACATCCATAGTAGAATGTATTCTTTCTTTtctctttatttctaactgccggcGTGACATCAAACATCTCAACTTTTCCAttccccttacctactctaatctcaccccctctgaacgtacagccctccgctcactctgcagcaaccttgACATTATAAACAAACCCGCTgataagggaggtgccgtggtagtctggcgtgctgacctctaccgggccaggcaacaactctcagacacctcctcctaatccttgaccatgatcccacagacgagcaccaggccttaatctcaaacaccattgtTGATTTcagcacttctggctgtctgccttccacagcctccaaccttatcgtttcccagccccgcacagcccggctttaccttctccccaaaatccacaaacacaactgtcctggcagacccatagtTTCTGCCCGCTCCTGTCCCACTGCAATGATTTCCGCATACCTCGACTACATCCTATCcctccctggtccaatctctcccgatctATGTCCatgatacctcacatgccctttgtctctttaatgacttccgctttccgagccccaactcagtctgaagaagggtttcggcccgaaactttgcctatttccgctgcatagatgctgcctcacccgctgagtttctccagcacttttgtctacctttgattttccatcatctgcagttctttcttaaacacattccacatctttactatggatgctCAGTCAGtctacatctccatcccccaccaggaagaccTTAAAGCTCTTTGTTTCTTCCTCTatcgcagaaccatccaatttctctCTACTAACACTACTCCGCCTGGTTCTTGCCCTCAACGACttctcatttgactcctcccacttcctccaagtccaaggcgtagctatgggcacccgcatgggccccagctatgcctgcctctttgtagggtacgtttaccaatccctgttccaggcttaCACTGGCCCtacccccgaactctatctccgttacattgatgactgcatcagtgctacctcctgcacccgtgcagaactcatggaccatCAACTTCAccgccaattttcatcctgcactcaaatgtacttggaccatctccaacacctccccccatttcttgatctcacagtctccatcacaggaaatagactattgactgacatctattacaaacctactgactcccacaactatctcgactgcacttcttccaaccctgcttcctgcaaagagaACATTTCACGAGAAACCATCACAAGCTCCTCCAGTTGATCCATGTAAAGGCCCTCTTTCGATTAATTCTAGTTAATCACTCTTGCACTCTCCTTACTAAAGATGCACAGAACTGAACCATCATTATAGCTGATCTAACTGAATTCCCTTGTTCTTCTCCATGAGATGTTTGCGTCCGCTTCGAAGAATAACTGGGTCCTAGTTTAATGAGTAGTAAAATATGGCACTTCAAACCTGCATTTGTTATTCTGTATGCCACTGATGGCATAGAAAAACTGCTACTATTTTTTAAGTGGGACTAAAGCCACTGCTAGGGATGAAAGGATTATGCTTAAGTGAGGTTGTGAAGAAGAAGTCCAAATGCTTTCAAATCCATGTCATTTATGTATCAAAAATTAAATGAATTTTAATCTTCTaatgtgaaatttaaaaaaatatgttggGCTTTGTAGTTGCAAGTTTCCAATTAGTCGTAACACAGTGAAATATCAACATTTATAAATAGCAGACGTGATATGTCAACAAATTTTAATTTAAGATTCACAGTATTAGTTTTGAGGCTAATTACTTTGTCCACATTTTAGTGTATGATCTAACCACTCCCCCAATATTGACGTATTTAATAATTTACCTTGTGTCAGAAAACCAGTGTTTATGCACCAATTCTTTACTAACAGAttttatataaagagtaaaataatgtattaacatttttgttttgataGGGTTGTCTAACAATAAtgcaattttattatttttatacatGAGTACATATTTTCTTTTGTCAAATATTTTTATTGATTGTGGTGGTTTTACTTTTAGGATTGTCACAATGGAATTTTACGGGAAAAATGATCTAACTTTAGGAATATTTTTAGAGAGATACTGCTTCCGGTGAGTCCTATGGATCTCTGCTAATGTGATATAAATTTGTGACTTTAATTCCGAATGAATGCAGACATTTTTTATTTGCTGTATCAAATTGATCTTAACGTCTTAGAAGTTATAGAATTTGAAGAAGGCTGATTAAATCCTGATTAATGTTCTGCAATCCACAGTTATGCAAATGGAGAGATGAGATAATCTAATTATCTTCCAAGTTTCTATTGATTCCAGAATAATTCCCACAAATTGGAGGATGTTTGCATTTGGATTTTCTGAAGCCTTTTGTTAAGATCCCACACAGAAGGCTGGTCAAGGAGATTAGGGAGCTTGCAGGTGGTGTACTAATGGTGTTGGTTGCAAATTAGAGAAGGAAAACAAAGTAACAATAAATGGTTCCTTCTTGAATTAGGCTGTGACTGGTGGGCTACCATACCATAGGCGGTGTGGTCACAAATTATATAAACGATTTGCTTCCATGAACCAAATATAAGATTTTTCATTTTATGTATGGCACCAAATAATGTGTAGCAATgttataaaattttgagatttaaaaaatcaagtctgcaatttatcccatcagataaagcataacaataagtttaatttgacacctaattcactttcatatctcaagtaataaaaaagttaagtccattttcatactcggaaattagcatcttgttccctattgattttctatggacataacaaaaaagctgtgatcatggacagtcaaaagcccataaccttcttaaaaattaagagaactgaatgaaattttcagttatcatagattgaagcattctgaaacaaatataaaataatcttacttggatgacctgaaattaaagcatagaatgagtaagttacccaattgtagctaatttcaaacttcaattactagatctaaacatctatccatttcttaataaatgattaacatttttaaatagcctaagtgtccaaataatattcacaaataattcacaataaaacatgatttttaaatctcatttacatcaatttataggccaaatggaaggaatttagtgttcaattgctctaaattaaagtcaatttaaatcggctttctagtgggttcctgtgaacgcgctggtttagaacgttcacattgcgctggatttgtgccctcaaatgcccagaaaaatactgcaggatataaagaacccaaaatgagctactcgctatagaaaactttatatacagggttcttaagaagccccttttaatgtaaaaataaggtacatacctttaattgattgctttataaaaccctggggctgcgagaggtcgcgggtttagagagtgatttttaaactactatagttattttacaaggccataaaaactaataataccttttgcgacagggtctttcagcgattttccattaatgatttactaggctgaacattttcgattgcaacagcctagtaaaaatcgcgttttaaacccgccccctctaaacagcgccaaaatcacgtacaccagggtggggcagattctcatcgaagattcaggtaggttttgtaacatacctataatgTGGGAATATAAACAGCGATGAGGATGCAAAGAACCTTTTAGAACAAGCTCCAGTGTTTATCAAGATCATGGCAGAGCTTTTATCTCCGTTtcattagtttaattcagagaaatCTTATCTCCGTGCTTtattattaaataaattgaatATTGGATTTGTTGAGGCCACACATGGAGTACCGTCTACAATTTTTGCTTGCTACAAAGTATTGCAGCAAAGATGTTCCAGACAGGTTCCTAGTATGGCAGGTTTATCGTATGAGAGGAGATTGCACAGACCACGCTTTACAGATAGATACTGCACCAAAAAAAGTATACTactaacccattttattctcccaacgTTTACATCAACCCCTACTTAAGattcagttaagggcctgtcccacagcggcgacctaatttgcgagtttagaagagtttgcgctcgactcaaattcgcagcatggtcgacacgtggtcctaggaggtcactgaaactctccttcatgctcgtggGAAGTTCCGcacactcgcggcctcagtttgggagaggaaacattttcagcatgctgaaaatatttccgtgagtaaaaattgttcggcatggttctttagaactcgtagtggagtggggtcgctagggAGTCGAggacagccgtaggcaatctccattttaattggctcattggagttttcagaaccaaggaaaaccgaccggtaatgttaaatgcccactaaactttattaaagttgtctggcttcttaaaagtgtctccactccttctccccaccccacctctaAAGGAATTACCGTACAATGTGTCAGCAgtctttaccttcctgttcatcgcgggtgtgaattccagacagcgctcccccgctttccctggctttTGCGATGTGTGCGCGGTCAGTCAATCCAGCTCGCTGTTCTATctctgatggtcgatccagcttggggtttttcaggcgagtgccctcgagcttgaaggtcgaagacagtcgctgaaaagtcgcgttagtgggacaggccctttatagtatCCACatgctcagggcaatttacagtgcccAATTAAACCACCAACGTGGAGgaaatgcgcgcacacacacacagtcacaagggGAATATGcagactccaaacagacagcatccgaggtcaagattgaatttGGGTTACTGCAGCTGTAAGACAGCGGCtccactagctgtgccactgtgctatccATTTCTCTTGtacagcgagaacatgcaaactcttacTGCATTTCTTCAGCTGATGAATTAGTACTTCTCCATGTTGAACAGAGCTCTGTAGCACTGAGGGTATCTTAAAAGCAACggtgagaggagttgagtaaacaTACTCAAGAATGGAGAGGTACTGCAAGTATAAAATATAAGGCTGAAACATAGAATATTTTAAATCTTTATGGGTTTAAATATACTTAAGGGGTTAAATAGATTTCTCTTTTTTGCAGCCCATCCTACCAGTGTCCCAGTATGTTCTGTGAAACACCTATGGTACACCATGTACGTCGTTTTGCACATGGCAATGGCTGTGTGCAGATTGTACTGAAAGAGCTTGATTCTCCTGTTCCTGGCTACCAACACACAATCCTTACCTACTCTTGGTGTAGAATCTGTAAACAGGTACCAATGGGATTATCGTTTGTCGAAATAATTATATATTGTTAAAATAATTGCACATTATaggatttaaatatatttttgttaggttttatatatttttcaatgTGTATAATATATTGAACATGGTTATAGGTAACTCCAGTGGTTCCACTGTCCAGGGATTCATGGTCCATGTCGTTTGCTAAGTATCTGGAGTTGAGGTTCTATGGTCACCAGTACACCCGCCGAGCAAATGCAGAACCTTGTGGTCACGCGATGCATCATGATTATCATCAGTATTTCTCCTACAATCAGATGGTTGCTTCTTTCAGGTAACTCAAATAGATGAACCTGTAATCTACTTTAAATTGTTATCAATATTTTCCAGAAACAAATCGTTGCATGTTTAAACTTTTATCTGGTTACCACCATCAGAAACATCTTCTTCCCCACAGTTACCAGACAACTGAGCTGTCCTCTCATGAGCAAAGGGTGTAGATTCGACCTCCCAAGCTACCTCATTGCCTCCCTTGTACTCCAGAAATATGCATATGCtattttattttaacttttaaatcaatgctctaTCAA from Leucoraja erinacea ecotype New England chromosome 7, Leri_hhj_1, whole genome shotgun sequence includes the following:
- the LOC129698572 gene encoding LOW QUALITY PROTEIN: mid1-interacting protein 1-like (The sequence of the model RefSeq protein was modified relative to this genomic sequence to represent the inferred CDS: deleted 1 base in 1 codon), yielding MMQIMDTYNQKHSLFDTMNKFIAAVNNIDQTVMVPSLLRDVPLEDENKSNDNGVSSTGASSSDKRDMYNYFILLKSIKNDIEWGAVQLDDRKKGKAATIDIRVDEVEGEEDLQKQFHYHLNGLYTILSKLIRKANTLTNRYKQEIGFGSWGH